One region of uncultured Sulfurimonas sp. genomic DNA includes:
- a CDS encoding PAS domain-containing sensor histidine kinase, producing MPFDISDLKRHNSELLKLLTQHLPDMLWVKDLDGVYLYANKAVCDGLLMAKDIDEPIGKKDIFFAQREREAHNKNPEWHTFGELCFNSDQVVIENNKAMKFEEYGNVKGELLYLEVYKAPFYDKDGNIVGTVGAGRDITAIKKIQLDLEQSLKILDEQKEQLKLFNEQLEKRVEKEIKKQENQETLMIHQSRQAAMGEMLESIAHQWRQPLNIVGLATANIETQYVIGSLEKEDFHEKMNIVSSNINYMSETIDDFRNFLKPQRDMITFVVSKSIEEVLSILSAQFNCNNISCSVNSENEFSFYGVENEFKQVMFILFNNAIDAIKIELLQNRINSGSININLSSQNNQGLVEVSDNGGGIQNGIINSIFDPYFTTKNSSNGVGIGLYLAKNIIENRMKGSLKAKNIASGSCFSISVPLIEKIKNPK from the coding sequence ATGCCATTTGATATTTCAGATTTAAAACGACATAATTCAGAACTTCTAAAACTTTTAACACAACATCTTCCAGATATGCTCTGGGTTAAAGATTTGGATGGTGTTTATTTATATGCCAACAAAGCTGTTTGTGATGGTTTGCTTATGGCAAAAGATATAGATGAACCTATTGGAAAAAAAGATATTTTTTTTGCTCAACGAGAAAGAGAAGCTCACAATAAAAATCCTGAGTGGCATACTTTTGGAGAGTTGTGTTTTAACTCTGATCAAGTTGTTATAGAAAATAACAAGGCAATGAAGTTTGAAGAGTATGGAAATGTAAAAGGGGAGTTGCTTTACCTTGAAGTTTATAAAGCACCTTTTTATGATAAAGATGGAAATATAGTCGGTACTGTTGGTGCTGGTCGTGATATAACTGCAATAAAAAAAATACAACTTGATTTAGAGCAAAGTCTTAAAATATTGGATGAGCAAAAAGAACAATTAAAACTTTTTAATGAACAGCTTGAGAAGCGTGTTGAAAAAGAGATAAAAAAACAAGAAAATCAAGAAACACTTATGATACATCAATCTCGTCAAGCTGCAATGGGTGAGATGCTAGAATCAATCGCTCATCAATGGCGACAACCACTAAATATTGTTGGTTTAGCTACTGCAAATATAGAGACACAGTATGTTATAGGATCACTTGAAAAAGAAGATTTTCACGAAAAGATGAATATAGTATCTTCAAATATTAACTATATGTCTGAAACTATTGATGATTTTAGAAATTTTTTAAAACCACAAAGAGATATGATAACTTTTGTTGTTTCAAAAAGTATTGAAGAAGTTTTGAGTATTTTATCTGCCCAGTTTAACTGTAATAATATAAGCTGTAGTGTAAATAGTGAAAATGAATTTTCTTTTTATGGTGTAGAAAATGAGTTTAAACAAGTGATGTTTATATTGTTTAATAACGCTATAGATGCTATTAAAATTGAGCTTTTGCAAAACCGTATAAATAGCGGAAGTATAAATATAAACTTAAGCTCTCAAAATAATCAAGGTTTAGTTGAGGTAAGTGATAATGGCGGAGGCATACAAAACGGTATAATCAACTCTATATTTGATCCTTACTTTACTACTAAAAATAGCTCTAATGGAGTTGGTATAGGTTTGTATCTTGCAAAAAATATTATAGAAAATAGAATGAAAGGCTCATTGAAAGCTAAAAACATTGCATCTGGAAGTTGTTTTAGTATCTCTGTTCCTTTAATAGAAAAAATAAAAAATCCTAAATAG
- a CDS encoding ATP-binding protein, which translates to MLELKYKKILENISDWIWEVNADGVYTYCSENVYNYLGYKAQDVVGKTPFDFMSDKEASRMSMILDLHLKNKSDIKNLENIHIHKSGHEVVVVTNAIAIFDKENNIIGYQGTDKDISNIKKTEKKLQENQKILAQQLKMAQMGEMLSMIAHQWRQPLGAISSASIDLQIKLELDYFDFGEEKKYDKFKNYFFEKLKNINKNVQNLTTTIDDFKNFYKPNKESIISQPKDIVLESLNMMNLIFDNKINIIQEHRANKNVRVYYNEMIQTILNIVKNSQDNFIQKNLNNGIIQIITDANTITICDNGGGIPEDIMDKIFNPYFSTKEDNMGTGLGLYMSKIIVEKHHEGSIKVQNTDEGVCFTIELGKVC; encoded by the coding sequence GTGTTAGAATTAAAATATAAAAAAATCCTTGAAAATATTAGTGATTGGATTTGGGAAGTGAATGCAGATGGTGTTTATACATATTGTAGTGAAAATGTATATAACTACTTAGGATACAAAGCCCAAGATGTTGTAGGCAAAACGCCATTTGATTTTATGAGTGACAAAGAAGCATCTCGAATGAGTATGATTTTGGATTTACACTTGAAAAATAAATCAGATATTAAAAATCTTGAAAATATACATATTCATAAGAGTGGTCATGAAGTTGTAGTTGTTACAAATGCTATAGCTATTTTTGATAAAGAGAATAATATAATTGGATATCAGGGAACTGATAAAGACATTTCTAACATAAAAAAAACAGAAAAAAAACTTCAAGAAAATCAAAAAATATTGGCACAACAGCTAAAAATGGCACAAATGGGTGAGATGCTAAGTATGATAGCGCATCAATGGAGACAACCACTAGGTGCTATATCTTCAGCATCTATAGATTTACAGATAAAGTTGGAATTGGATTATTTTGATTTTGGTGAGGAAAAAAAATATGATAAATTTAAAAATTATTTTTTTGAAAAATTGAAAAATATCAATAAAAATGTTCAAAATCTTACTACAACTATAGATGATTTTAAAAATTTTTATAAGCCAAATAAAGAGTCAATAATCTCACAGCCTAAAGATATTGTTTTAGAATCATTAAATATGATGAATTTGATTTTTGATAATAAAATAAATATCATACAAGAGCATCGTGCAAATAAAAATGTAAGAGTTTATTATAATGAGATGATTCAAACTATACTTAATATAGTTAAAAATTCACAGGATAATTTTATACAGAAAAATCTTAACAATGGAATTATTCAAATTATTACAGATGCCAATACTATAACTATATGTGATAATGGTGGAGGAATACCTGAAGATATAATGGATAAAATATTTAATCCATACTTTTCAACTAAAGAAGATAATATGGGAACAGGACTTGGGCTATATATGTCAAAAATAATTGTTGAAAAACATCATGAAGGAAGCATAAAGGTGCAAAATACAGATGAGGGCGTCTGCTTTACTATAGAGCTTGGCAAGGTTTGCTAG